The genomic segment TCCGAACCAGACATTCTTCAGGGATGGTACGCTTACGAGCACTTCTCAAAGGCCGACTCCTATACGTATTGGTGTTGGCTATATTTACCCAAACAAGTTGAAGATACAATGGGACAATGGGGGTATTGAAAAATGTATTAATCCTCCGCCTTCGACGGCGATTGTTGACGATGCTTCGGGAAGAATATTCCGCGTTGTCAGCAGGGATGCGAAAGATGCAAATACTGTTATACTCGACAGAAGTTGGGACAGCGATATAGGCGTTCCTAATAATGTTTGGGTTTTGCCTGCCGCTGTGATCAACAAGGAACCGTCCGGAAAAAATCCAGACATTGAAATTTACCAGAGAATCATAGACTTCAGGAAAAAATAAAGTGAAGCGTATTTCGTGAAGCGTGAAGCGAATTCGAGATACTCTTCACGAGATACAAGTAAATAGAAATAATTAGTGTTTATTCGTGTTAATTAGTGGTTAATTAAATGAAAAAAGGATTTACATTAACAGAACTGCTTGTTGCGGTTGGTTTGCTCGTGGCTGTGCTTGCCGCTTCGACGATGATTTTTCATTACGCGATTGAAGCGCAGCGAACCGCTATGGCGACCGCCGAGATTATGCGAACGCTCCGCGCCGTTACTGACCAGCTCAACATCAACCTCGCCGGCCTGCGGAAAGACGGCTATCTTATTTTGTACTCCAATACAATACCTTCCGACGGGAATCACTGCGACGCTCTGTATTTCTTCAGCGATGGCGATTTCCAATCGACAGCGGATGACAAAGTGCGTTCTAACATTGCCCGTATTTACTTCGGCGGCGCGAAAAATGATGTGAATAATCTCCTGCTCGATATGAAGCTTTTAGTGCCGAGTAAATTGATGGATGCTAATGATTGGTCGAGTAAAAGCTTTGTAGAATGTCAGCAAAATATTTCTACTTTTGAAGACCCAAACGACAAACTAAATTACTCTGGCAGCAGACCGGAATTTGACGCTAATCATCCGGACAATCTTTTAGCACAGGGTGTCAGCAATCTAAAAATTACCTGGACGTATGACAGTAGTAAATGGCATACCGCCTCTGGCGTACGAAAAATAGAATGGTACGGACTGCTTCCTAATTATGGCGATTCTTCTTTTGAGTCAGCCGGATACAGAGCCGTATGGACGCCGTCGAATCCGGATAAATGGCCGGCCGCGTTACGCTTTGAATTTACGATTTCTGATTCGAGAAAAATCATAAAAGATGGCAAAAGATTTGAGCATATAGTTTATATTGGACAATAGGGTATAGGGGACAGGGAATAGGGTATAGTTATGGAAAAAAATAAAAAACAGGGTTCGGCTCTTATCATGACAATCGTGCTGACGGTTTTGCTCGCGTCTGTCGCGGTTATGTTCGTTGCCATTGCAAGAATGGACAAAGCCTCGACAAGCAATATCTTCGACAGCAAAATGCTCGACACCGCCGCGCAGTCGGTTATCGAAATAATCAATAAGGAACTTGTTTACGATACCCCCGGCGTTGCCAAGCAGAATCCTCATATTTATGAGGCAAATTCTCCGCAGTATTTCGATTACAAAGATTATCCAGACCCCTGCGACGCGTGGCTGGCAAGCAGCGAACCGTATTGCGATTCCAATGATTTGTCAGACAAGAACGCGTACAAATGGCGGCAAATCAGCGATGTTACCGGCTATTTGGCTCGCCATAATTTCCAGACGAGAAACATAAATGTTAAACCTGTCGGCTTGAGCACACTGGATGTAGTCAAAGAATACCCCATTTTCGGAATGGACCCCAACGGCCATTTTCTCAAAGATGATTCTCCAACAAACATAGCAGTAAATGGCGTTTCTGCCGATGCTGATGGCGATGGCATTGCCGATGCGAAATGGTTTGAGATTTCAAATCTTCGCACTCCGACCGGCAGAGTCTTCGCCGCCGTGAGAATCATAGACAATGGCGCAATGGCAAATGTCAACACCGCATACAAATTAGACCCAAATGTTACCGACGCAAACAAAATCGATGGCTCATCGCAGATGCACATTAATCTCGCTGGCCTGCTGAAAAGCGGTGATGATATTGATGTTATGCACACAGCACGTTGCGGCAGCCGCCCAACAAATAATGACACGGATTTCCAAAACGATGTTGTCTGCGATTTTAATAATTTACCGCTAAGCGGATATTTGCCTTTCGATTCATCAGACGAACTCGAACTTCGCTATCGTTTCTGTATCAACAGCAAATTTAAAAGCAGATTTGAAGTTGAATGTAACCAAACAACTAATGCCGCGATTGACAAGGGCAAACTGTATAACGCATCCAGCGAATTGGGGCTTGAGGATTGGACAATAAGAGTTACAGATTATATGGACCCCAACGCCGACCGCAGACATTTGCTCACGACGTATAATTGCGACAGGCTCATCGACCCCAACGGCAATAAAATGCTGAACATCAACGAAGCGAGTGCGATGTCGCTTTATAAATTATTCAAAACCTGTATGGATTCCAATTATGCCGGCCAGATTGCCGTGGACATTATTGATTCCCGCGATGCCGATTCAGACGTCAACGTTCTTACCGTCAATGGGCACACTTTCTACGGCTTCGAAAAGCCCTGTATTTACATCTCCGAAATTGCATACAAACAGGTTAAAAAAGCACCTCTGCCGCCTACATATCCCAAGGTGTATCAATCTTACGCTATTGAGCTTTACAGGCCTTATGGCACTGATATGAACGATACTTGGTATATATATGTTGAAGGTGAACCAAATGGCATTGAAATAAAATGGCTGGGTTCGAGTGAATATCACGCTATAAGAATGAACAACTCATCTGCTGATATTAGTTATGACTCTGGCACTTCTTTGCAGAATATTAAGTACGACCCGCCGTTCTTTTCAAATAACAAGAAAATCTTCCTTATGCGTGAAATAAAAGGCAAGAGGTTGCTTGTTGATTTTAAAAAGGTTCCCGTCGGTTTTATACCTGATTCTAATAATACCAGTAATCTTACCACATCTCTTGAACGAGACATTACAAAGTCAAAATGTATCAGGCGTATATGGCAAACCACTTTGGATAACGATGACAAACATACTCTCGGCAAGGCGAATGAATTTTTCAGCACCGACCCAAACAGCGTTCAGGCGTATCCTGCCGATAAACCTTTTACCAGTGTCGGCGAAATCGGAATGATTTTGCGGGAAGCTCCTTATTCTGTTTTTGATGTGAATAATCCGACTATACCGACCGGCATACTTGGGCTTAATACTACTCCTGTCAATTTGATTAAAGATTGGGCAGTTAAGGTTGATATTGCCGATGCGAATTTGTCTCCGATATTCAATTACCTTACAGCCGTTGACACTCGCCGAACGAATGAAACTCGCGTAAAGGGAAGAATAAACATTAACACCGCGCCGTTCAGCGTAATCGCGCAACTGCCGTGGGTTTCGCAAAGACCCGGCAGTTCCGCTGATGTAAATCTTGCGCAAGCAATCGTTGCATATAGAGACAGCAAAGACGTGAATGGTTTTAAGAATATTGGCCAACTGATGCAAGTTCCCGGCATAACTCATTATGCATCAGATACCAACGATTTGAAAGGTTTCCCAGACCTGACAACCGACAGCCCGACGACTGGCGACGGTGCGGAAAATGATTACGAAGAGCGTGATGTGATTTTCGCGCGAATCAGCAACCTCGCGACCGTCCGCAGCGATATTTTCACTGCGTATATTTTGGTTCGCGTCGGAACTGACGGCCCGCAAAAGAGATACATCGCGATTTTGGATAGAAGCGAGGTTAAGAAACCGACCGACAAGGTAAAAATCCGCGCATTCCAATACGTTCCCGACGCAAGATAAGTTAAAAATGTAGGGGCGAACCTGTGTGTTCGCCCTTTTTCATTCTCGCAACAGCGTAATCCACGATGAAAAATGAGGTTTTTGCGAGGATTTCAACGGTTTTACGCCTGAAATTTTTAACAAATTGACGATTTATACCAACGGCATTAAAAAATTACGTTCGTACTTCGCGGCTTAGCGAAGCTGGCGTAATGACTTATGAACCGTTCAACGCGATATTAAAAAATACCTGTGGTATTATTTACTTGCAATTTGTAGTTTAGTGTGTATAAATAGTCGCATAACTCTTTGTGATGTTAATAAAGTACAGCAATTTCAGGAAGTATTATTTCACCTCTTAATAGTAATTTCCCTAAAAGTTAACAAGAGGTAAGTTGTTTTTAGTAAATGAGTTAAGGAGTACAAAAGTGAGTACAGGTAAAGTAAAATGGTTCAATTTAAGTAAAGGTTATGGTTTTATCACTCCTGATGGCGGCGGCGACGATTTGTTCGTTCACCATTCAGAAATTAAGACCCAGGGTCGCGCTAATCTTAGCGAAGGCCAGTCTGTCACATTTGAAGTCGGCGAGGGCAAAAAAGGCCCATGTGCTACAAATGTAGTACCTGCTTAATGTTACGACTCATTATGACAAATGAAAGGCTCTGATTTTTCAGAGCCTTTTTTATTTATACCCATCTTTTATCACAAATCCACCGCCTTACCAATTTACTAAAAAACCAAGTGTCGAAAAGAGTAAATTACTGTCCCGCAGGGGGATCTCCATTAAAATTACTGCAAGTTTTTTGTAATTTCGCGCAACTAAATTTACACTCGCTGTAAATTCGCGCAAGAAACACTACTTTTCATCACTGTTGACGCTGATTCCGCTGATTTTTTTATGACTTTTTTTAAATTCCCGCAATTTTTTTGGATTTTGAAGATGTTTTGGAAAAATTCGCGCAATTTTCGGAGGGGGGTGTTTTGAAAACTTGCGCCGAACTTGCCCTTTTTTTAACCACGAATTTTCACGAAACGACACAAATTTTTAGACGCGGATCCGCCGTCGTTAAAACTTTTGCGGACAAGTTTCAAGGATTTATTGATTTAAAATAGATAGTTGATAAAATTGGAGACGGTTTTTTTTGTTTACCACGAAGGCATGAAGATTTTTAAAGAATTTGATATATTAAAAGTTTTTGATAGTATAAATAAGTAAGTTTTGATAAATGGAAAAAGAAGAATGGAATCTCATATTATACAATTAACACCTGCTGCCCAAAAATACGGTAATTTAAATATAAGTTGCTGCGGCAAAGGGTTTTTCCCGCCCGATATTTTTGGATGCTCATCCCGAAAAGGTGGCAAAGGTGTGCCGATTACCATTAAAGTTCAGGGACTATCAAAACCTATAGAGACGGATATTCCCACTACTACGAAAGGCAAGCCCCGCTGGTTATTTAGAGAAAGAGCTTGGGTAAAGAATTTTATAAAGTTAAATCAACTCAAGAACAATAATCATATAATGATTAAACGTCTTAATTATAGAACTTATCAGATTATGTCAAATAACAATCTTGCTAAACAGTCTTTACCCGAAAATATCACTTTAAAAGAATTACCAATAAAAATTAAACCAATAACCTTGAATGACCTCATTGGGATAAAAGAAGCAAGTGAATGGGCAACCCAATATCTCGGTAAAAAAGTAACCACATCGAACATTTCTTATTTGATTCAATACGGATGCATAAAAAAAATAGGTGATAATGGTTCTACGCAAATTTCAAAACAAGAATTACTTGATTATTATAAATCTTACAATGGTCAAAGATTAATTTCCTGGAAGAATAAATTAGGTGATGATTTAAATTGGGCATTATCATTTGACCAATATAAAGAAGCGGAGACGACAAAACATGTTCATCGTCTGCATCCTTACAAGGGAAAGTTTATTCCTCAACTTGTGGAGTACTTTTTAGACAACCATACTGATAAATTCAAAAAACATACCTATTTTAAAAAAGGCGATATTGTTCTCGATCCTTTTTCCGGCAGCGGCACCACAATGGTTCAGGCTTGTGAACTTGGAATGCACGCCATCGGCATTGACGTTTCAGCTTTTAATGCTCTTATAGGAAATTGTAAAGTAATAAAGTATGACTTGCCAAATATTAAAAAGGAATTAAGCCGAATAACAGCATTGCTTGAAAAATATCTTGAAAATTCACATACAGTTGACTTTGAAAAAAAGTTGCTGGGGAAAATTTACGAATTTAACGAAAAATATTTCCCTGTTCCTGACTATAAATATAAAGTCAAACGAGGTGAAATTGACGAAAATAAGTACGGTGCGGAAAGGGAAAAAGAATTTTTGCCGATATATAATGATTTGGTTAAACAATACGGTATAACATTACTTCAGGACAAATCTGGCAGTTTTCTCGATAAATGGTATTCTCAACATATCAAAAGTGAAATCCAATTTGTTTTTGGTGAAATCAAGAAAATTAAAAATATTGAGACGAAAAAAATAATTTCAATCATATTGAGCCGAACCATTCGTTCCTGTAGAGCCACAACGCACGCGGATTTGGCGACATTAAAAGAACCTGTAAATACCACTTATTATTGTGCAAAGCACGGCAAAATTTGCAAGCCGCTATTTTCAATTTTAAAAAGGTGGCAAACATATACAAAGGATACGGTTAATCGACTTGAACAGTTTGACAAATTAAGAACACAGACATTTCAAGCATGTCTTGCGGGTGATAGCAGAACGATAGATATTTTCAGTACACTTGAAAAGAAAACTCCTGAATTTGCAAAGTTGGTGAGAAAACAAAAGATTAAGGGCATTTTTTCGAGTCCACCTTATGTTGGTCTGATTGATTATCATGAACAGCATGCTTATGCGTATGACTTGTTTGGTTTCAGCAGAAAAGACAACCTTGAAATCGGGCCTATGAGTAAAGGGCAAGGCAGAGAAGCTAAAGAAAGTTATATACAAGGTATTGCCGACGTCTTGAACAACTGTAAAAAATTTATGGTTGAAGATTTCGACGTTTTTCTTGTCGCAAATGATAAATACAATATGTATCCGACCATCGCAGAAAAGGCCGGAATGAAAATTGTGCATCAGTATAAACGGCCAGTTCTTAACCGCACCGAAAAAGATAAAGGTGCATATTCGGAAATAATTTTCCATTTTAAAAGGCAAGATTTGTGAAATGAAACTATTACTTAAAAAGTTGAGCATATCCATAGAACATCTAAAGTGCCTTGATGAAGTTTTTCTTAAGCATAATGAAGAATACAAGAGAATTAATTCTATATTAAATTCTGTCGAGTTTAAACCTATCTATGAAGAAATTTCAAGAGAACTCTATGCAGGTGGAAAAACGGCTGCACAAAGCCAAATCAGATTAAATCGGCAAATGATATTGGGTGATGTAATTGAGTATATTTTTTCAGGGAGAGCCTATTATTACGCAGCTAAGTCAGATCAAAACTTAAAAAAATTTTACAAACTGATTTTGTATTCAGTGAACCAAATGTTGCTTTATGATACTATAACAGTAAATCCTAAGCTGAGGAAATATTACATTCAAAGATTAGAAAGAAAAATCAATAATAAAGTTCTTTTTGAAAAAGAAGGTGATAAAGCTTTAGCAAAAACAATAAAAGATAGTAATATTAAAATTTGGCAAAAAGGTTGGACAACCGCAATAGATGATTTTATAGATTCAATCTTACCTAAGACATTAGGTGCTCCTAAAGAATTAATTGTTTTTGCTGAATTCATTCGTTTGCAGATTGGTATCATTATCCCTTTACTGTTAATACAAAGAATATTTGGCAATAAAAATCCGATAGCCCCTCCGGATTTTCTTATTCTTAAAGGCAACAAGGAAATTTATGGTATTGAAGTTGGATACAAAAAAGAACTCCAAAGTCGTGAGTTTTCAATAAGAACTTCCATTCCAACATTTGCGGTTGACTTAAAAAATAATATGCATAATAGATGCCCTAAATGTGGCGAGAATATTTTATATTGTGATATCGTAATTGAAAATTTTTCTAATGGAACTCTCGATAATATACTTGCTTCTCGAAATGATAAGAGTCGTGTTTATTG from the Planctomycetaceae bacterium genome contains:
- a CDS encoding helix-hairpin-helix domain-containing protein — translated: MEKNKKQGSALIMTIVLTVLLASVAVMFVAIARMDKASTSNIFDSKMLDTAAQSVIEIINKELVYDTPGVAKQNPHIYEANSPQYFDYKDYPDPCDAWLASSEPYCDSNDLSDKNAYKWRQISDVTGYLARHNFQTRNINVKPVGLSTLDVVKEYPIFGMDPNGHFLKDDSPTNIAVNGVSADADGDGIADAKWFEISNLRTPTGRVFAAVRIIDNGAMANVNTAYKLDPNVTDANKIDGSSQMHINLAGLLKSGDDIDVMHTARCGSRPTNNDTDFQNDVVCDFNNLPLSGYLPFDSSDELELRYRFCINSKFKSRFEVECNQTTNAAIDKGKLYNASSELGLEDWTIRVTDYMDPNADRRHLLTTYNCDRLIDPNGNKMLNINEASAMSLYKLFKTCMDSNYAGQIAVDIIDSRDADSDVNVLTVNGHTFYGFEKPCIYISEIAYKQVKKAPLPPTYPKVYQSYAIELYRPYGTDMNDTWYIYVEGEPNGIEIKWLGSSEYHAIRMNNSSADISYDSGTSLQNIKYDPPFFSNNKKIFLMREIKGKRLLVDFKKVPVGFIPDSNNTSNLTTSLERDITKSKCIRRIWQTTLDNDDKHTLGKANEFFSTDPNSVQAYPADKPFTSVGEIGMILREAPYSVFDVNNPTIPTGILGLNTTPVNLIKDWAVKVDIADANLSPIFNYLTAVDTRRTNETRVKGRININTAPFSVIAQLPWVSQRPGSSADVNLAQAIVAYRDSKDVNGFKNIGQLMQVPGITHYASDTNDLKGFPDLTTDSPTTGDGAENDYEERDVIFARISNLATVRSDIFTAYILVRVGTDGPQKRYIAILDRSEVKKPTDKVKIRAFQYVPDAR
- a CDS encoding cold shock domain-containing protein translates to MSTGKVKWFNLSKGYGFITPDGGGDDLFVHHSEIKTQGRANLSEGQSVTFEVGEGKKGPCATNVVPA
- a CDS encoding site-specific DNA-methyltransferase: MESHIIQLTPAAQKYGNLNISCCGKGFFPPDIFGCSSRKGGKGVPITIKVQGLSKPIETDIPTTTKGKPRWLFRERAWVKNFIKLNQLKNNNHIMIKRLNYRTYQIMSNNNLAKQSLPENITLKELPIKIKPITLNDLIGIKEASEWATQYLGKKVTTSNISYLIQYGCIKKIGDNGSTQISKQELLDYYKSYNGQRLISWKNKLGDDLNWALSFDQYKEAETTKHVHRLHPYKGKFIPQLVEYFLDNHTDKFKKHTYFKKGDIVLDPFSGSGTTMVQACELGMHAIGIDVSAFNALIGNCKVIKYDLPNIKKELSRITALLEKYLENSHTVDFEKKLLGKIYEFNEKYFPVPDYKYKVKRGEIDENKYGAEREKEFLPIYNDLVKQYGITLLQDKSGSFLDKWYSQHIKSEIQFVFGEIKKIKNIETKKIISIILSRTIRSCRATTHADLATLKEPVNTTYYCAKHGKICKPLFSILKRWQTYTKDTVNRLEQFDKLRTQTFQACLAGDSRTIDIFSTLEKKTPEFAKLVRKQKIKGIFSSPPYVGLIDYHEQHAYAYDLFGFSRKDNLEIGPMSKGQGREAKESYIQGIADVLNNCKKFMVEDFDVFLVANDKYNMYPTIAEKAGMKIVHQYKRPVLNRTEKDKGAYSEIIFHFKRQDL
- a CDS encoding type II secretion system GspH family protein; its protein translation is MKKGFTLTELLVAVGLLVAVLAASTMIFHYAIEAQRTAMATAEIMRTLRAVTDQLNINLAGLRKDGYLILYSNTIPSDGNHCDALYFFSDGDFQSTADDKVRSNIARIYFGGAKNDVNNLLLDMKLLVPSKLMDANDWSSKSFVECQQNISTFEDPNDKLNYSGSRPEFDANHPDNLLAQGVSNLKITWTYDSSKWHTASGVRKIEWYGLLPNYGDSSFESAGYRAVWTPSNPDKWPAALRFEFTISDSRKIIKDGKRFEHIVYIGQ